A genome region from Gossypium hirsutum isolate 1008001.06 chromosome A04, Gossypium_hirsutum_v2.1, whole genome shotgun sequence includes the following:
- the LOC107948376 gene encoding indole-3-acetic acid-induced protein ARG7, with protein MKGKFLKACITKWRKMGNRVIPCGSCEYCYEWAKWPNTKNEESSIPRDVPKGHLVVYVGENYKRFVIKLTLLKHPLFKALLDQAQDEYDFTTDPKLCIPCDESLFLEVVRCASSPQD; from the coding sequence ATGAAGGGGAAATTTCTAAAGGCATGCATTACCAAATGGAGGAAGATGGGGAATAGAGTCATACCTTGTGGCAGTTGCGAATACTGTTATGAGTGGGCAAAGTGGCCTAATACCAAGAATGAAGAGAGTTCAATCCCGAGAGATGTGCCAAAGGGTCACTTGGTAGTATATGTTGGTGAAAACTATAAGAGGTTTGTAATTAAACTTACCTTGCTCAAGCACCCACTGTTCAAGGCATTGCTAGATCAAGCTCAGGATGAATATGATTTTACCACAGACCCCAAACTCTGCATTCCTTGTGATGAAAGCCTTTTCCTCGAAGTTGTTCGATGCGCTAGCTCTCCTCAAGATTGA
- the LOC107948375 gene encoding uncharacterized protein, with protein MTDHHHYHRFGQLRSTSQILKKTAVHFTAHPFTFIFLSFLLLSFRSLVESGSFLLNSFIDRDPSFKSLLSRLDLHPSHPHARFQSTRRHARRPFLHLTRVGALDNDLFSSDDDLRHRSPFASLSNRPLNGTPLILSNFDTKLGFSHFVADNGILLPEIIRYGVKFKTISFDYENNERDQQEEKIVDFQFVYKGFELGRRDAAVLFFIVSFLSAAYGWVILGFTAIYSLIFGVLFVTIVNDLIGRFVSFFGAFWGGSKMGLKRLTGFVLIKWAVRDAVTQLLGLWYFGEIEDHYSFFKLFVRLKLMPFSVMSPWIRGYEKEISGFLFTWFLVDTLVSFAFSLAAWVAVVDSRRTGREIIKEGCYLMSTLLNQGIQIQCYEAILGGSLARLILTRIGGEFFATVIQAALELYFMVAWLIFYFVVKSREANTEGRRYGRRELEALIDGLG; from the coding sequence ATGACCGATCACCATCACTACCACCGGTTCGGCCAGCTACGGTCCACATCGCAGATCCTCAAAAAGACTGCCGTGCATTTTACCGCCCACCCTTTCACGTTcatcttcctttctttccttctcCTCTCTTTTCGTTCTTTAGTTGAATCCGGTTCCTTTCTCCTCAATTCCTTTATTGACCGTGATCCTTCTTTCAAATCCCTCCTTTCTCGCCTCGACCTCCACCCGTCCCATCCGCACGCGCGTTTCCAATCAACCCGTCGCCACGCACGCCGTCCTTTCCTCCACCTCACGCGCGTCGGCGCTCTTGATAATGACTTATTCTCTTCCGACGATGACCTCCGCCACCGCTCCCCGTTCGCTTCTTTATCTAACCGCCCCCTTAATGGCACGCCGTTGATTCTTTCAAACTTCGATACCAAATTAGGGTTTTCGCATTTCGTTGCGGATAACGGTATTCTGCTGCCGGAAATTATTCGTTACGGAGTCAAATTCAAGACAATCTCATTTGACTACGAAAACAATGAAAGGGACcagcaagaagaaaagattgtggatttTCAGTTTGTTTATAAAGGATTTGAATTGGGGCGTCGAGACGCAGCGGTGCTTTTCTTTATCGTCAGCTTTCTATCCGCGGCGTATGGATGGGTAATTCTAGGATTTACGGCGATTTACTCTTTGATTTTTGGTGTTCTTTTTGTCACAATTGTTAATGACTTGATTGGAAGATTTGTTTCCTTTTTTGGGGCTTTTTGGGGTGGGTCTAAAATGGGTTTGAAAAGACTCACTGGGTTCGTTCTAATAAAATGGGCGGTAAGAGACGCGGTGACTCAGCTTCTTGGATTGTGGTATTTCGGAGAAATTGAGGATCACTACTCGTTTTTTAAGCTTTTTGTCAGGTTAAAGTTGATGCCTTTTTCGGTTATGTCACCATGGATTAGGGGTTATGAGAAGGAGATTTCAGGGTTTTTGTTTACGTGGTTTCTGGTGGATACTTTGGTTTCATTTGCATTCTCATTAGCTGCTTGGGTAGCCGTTGTGGATTCAAGGAGAACCGGGAGAGAAATTATTAAAGAAGGTTGTTATCTGATGTCAACACTTTTGAACCAAGGGATACAGATTCAGTGTTATGAAGCTATCTTAGGTGGGTCGTTGGCAAGATTGATTTTGACTCGTATAGGGGGAGAATTTTTTGCCACGGTTATTCAGGCAGCTCTGGAGTTGTATTTCATGGTAGCTTGGTTGATATTTTACTTTGTGGTGAAGTCTAGGGAAGCTAATACAGAAGGTAGGAGGTATGGGAGGAGAGAATTGGAGGCTTTGATTGATGGACTTGGATGA